GGTCAGCGAGAAGCGGTCGAGCAGGGCATCCGCGATCGTGCCCGGATTCTTCAGGTGCCGTAACCGGGCGACCAGGAGGAGGTTCTCCCGACCGGTGAGGATCTCGTCAACGGCCGCGAACTGCCCGGTCAGGCTGAAGGACTCGCGTACGTCCGCCGCCTGCGTGGCGACGTCGAAGCCGTTGACGCTGGCCGTCCCGGCGTCCGCTTTGAGCAGCGTGGACAGGATCTTCACCACGGTGGTCTTGCCCGCCCCGTTCGACCCGAGCAGGGCGAAGATGCTGCCCCGCTGCACGTCGAAGTCCACGCCACGCAGCACGTGCAGCTGCTTGTACGACTTCTCCAGACCCTGCACCCGGATCGCCGGGACCTGTGGTGCTGTCATCAGACTGCCTTCTCTTCCTCGGCGCGGGCGATGGCGTCGGTCAGCCTCTTCCGTGCACGGGTGGTGACGGACATGGTCAGTTGCCCCCTTCGTGGAGCTGTTCGAGCGGTTCCGCGAGGAAGTCATGGACCGTCTCCCCCGCCGCAAGGTACTCGGTGCTACTGACTACCGGTACACAGTAACACTGAATAGCGACGCCGCAAGCCTGCACGTGACGGTGGAAGGTGTCGGCCCCAACTATCGAAAGGGCCCGAACGGCGGGAACCGCGAGGTCTTCGAGGTCGACCCCGGCAGGCGCGGCCCGGCACGGCGGCGCGGTCTGATCACGGCACTATCCCCGGCGTCGACGACGGCCCGCCGACAGCGCCCGGTGGAGTAGGTGGCATCGTCGAACGCCCTCGACGGCGCCCGCCCTCCTCGGCGCGCAGGCCCGAGGCGCGGAGGGCCTCTTGGTGGCCGGCGCTCGTCATCGCGCTGACCGGCGACGCCTTCCGCCGGGTACGCCGCGTGACGGCCCGGCGGACGGACGGCCGCCCGGCGCCGTGGTCCGGGTGGACGTCGGGCGCCGTGGCGGTGTCACTCGCAGAACACCTGCACCTTGGTGTCGGGCTGGTCGACGTCGACGCTGAGATCGTCGAGGTGCTCGACGAGGTCCTCGATGTGCTGCGGTTTGAGCTGGGTGAGGTCGACCGGCACCCCTGATTTGCTCAGTTCCGCGTTGACCTGGGTGAGCGCCTGCGGAGGGATGAGGCTCGCGAGTCGGACCCCGGCGCGCAGCAGCTGCAGTGGGACCCGGATGTTGACCCGGCCCGGCCCGTCGCCACCGGCGGTGTCCTCCGAGTTCACCACCACGCGCAGGTACTTGGGTCGGGCTTTCGGGCGGGCCAGGGTCCCCGGCGCAGCCTCGGGCTCTTCTCGTTCGAGGGCGTCAATCAACCGCTCGGCCTCGTCTGCGTTGATCTTTCCGTCGACCAGCATCTGCAGGATCTGACGGCGCTGTTCGTTCATTTGTTGCTCCTCCCCCTCCGACTCATCTGACACTCACCAGCACGGCCATTTGGCCGTACTCCATTTCGAACCGGGTGCCGGGCAGCGCGCACAACAGTTGCCCTGCGCCGCGCAACGCACCCACCAGGCTGACCCGGAAGATGAAGCAGGCGACCACGCCGGCGAGCAGGGCGACCAGCAGCAGCGGTGACAGCACCAGCACCAGCGGCACGACCGGGACGTACAGCCGCAGCCAGCGGCCATCGCGACGGCGTTGGCGGTACGTCACCAGCTGCGGGATCATCGGGACCTCTCCAGCTCGGTCAGCGCCTCCTGGACGCTGATCTCCCCGCGCCGCAGGCGGTCGACGACGTCGGCGCCGGTGGGTGCCGGGTCGGTGTCGACGAAGTCGAGCTGCTCGGCGATCCGGTTCAGTCGGGACTTGATCGTTGGATAGCTCACCCCGAAGATCCGCTCCATCTCCTTGATCGATCCGTGCGACCGTACGAACGCGGCAACGAACACCTGGTCGTCGATGCTGAGCTGCGCCAGCTGGGGCGGCTCGAACTGACCTTCGACCACGATGCCGCTGCCGGCGAGACGAACCCGCTCGACCACGAACGGCTGTCCGCGCGTCAGGTCGGTCAGTTCCTGCCAG
The nucleotide sequence above comes from Plantactinospora soyae. Encoded proteins:
- a CDS encoding SHOCT-like domain-containing protein, which encodes MNEQRRQILQMLVDGKINADEAERLIDALEREEPEAAPGTLARPKARPKYLRVVVNSEDTAGGDGPGRVNIRVPLQLLRAGVRLASLIPPQALTQVNAELSKSGVPVDLTQLKPQHIEDLVEHLDDLSVDVDQPDTKVQVFCE
- a CDS encoding DUF2089 domain-containing protein, producing the protein MDWQELTDLTRGQPFVVERVRLAGSGIVVEGQFEPPQLAQLSIDDQVFVAAFVRSHGSIKEMERIFGVSYPTIKSRLNRIAEQLDFVDTDPAPTGADVVDRLRRGEISVQEALTELERSR